One Amorphoplanes digitatis genomic window carries:
- a CDS encoding type I polyketide synthase: MSDATNDPSQVAIIGMAGRFPQAADVEALWANLAAGEESISSFTQEELHEAGVSATLLTQPGYVRAKGVLEGADTFDAAFFGLSPREAELMDPQHRVFLECAWEALESAGHDPRAFPGRIGVFAGASLNTYLLFNLLSNRNLVEALGPYQTQLANDKDFLATRASYKLGLRGPSITVQTACSTSLVAVHLACQSLLSGESDIVLAGGISINVPLRNGYLYQQGGILSPDGHCRPFDAAAKGTVIGNGVALVVLRRLADAREQGDIIDAVIRGSAVNNDGALKVGYTAPSVEGQAEVIAEALGMAGVSPESVGYVETHGTGTALGDPIEIAALTRAYREGTESRGFCAIGSVKSNLGHLDAAAGATSLIKATLALKYEAIPPSLHFESPNPELALESSPFFVNTTHRPWARDSRPRRAGVSSFGIGGTNAHVVLEEGPVPDSGEPSRPWQLLPLSARTAPALAQAAERLAEHLEQHPEQELADVAYTLGSRRRTFEQRRAVACVDRADAVIRLRQAARDGVAVTAERAAKVAFLFPGQGTQYGGMTRGLYADEPVFRVELDRCLDLFAPHLGEDLRAALFSGQGADLDQTALAQPALFAVEYALARTLMAWGVVPHAMAGHSIGEYVAACLAGVFSLEDATALVAARGRLMQATPGGAMLAVFRPEAETKALLDERLCLAAVNSTSLCVVSGPAGAVDELEQRLAADGIGHRRLHTSHAFHSALVEGAVEPFTAEVRKIRLHAPQTPFTSNVSGTWISDEQATDPEYWAAHLRSAVRFADDLSTLLADPDLLLLEVGPGQTLSTFARQHHSWTPEHVAAGTLHQPREQLADRQVLLNGLGAMWAAGADVNWEAHHAVGHRARVRLPSYRFQRQRYWVEPGPAGASAADPVDWTYCPSWRRLTPSAVQPSTPAGPWLVLGADQPFGHALSQCLQAAGSAVVRVSAGAGFAREGERVFTVDPANREDYQSLFAALDADEVQPERVLHLWSLANEPGPALDPARLEQAQTGGFYSLLALAQALSERPGHPPTALDVLTRGVFSVTGEEQLQPENATVLGPCTVIPQEIPGVACRVLDLTSATPDTPLGPFLEGLRSSVADPVLAWRGHHWWARTYDTVHLDPAEPGGGRLRDEGVYLITGGMGGIGLAIAEHLARSVRTPVIGLLGRSAFPAEEAWEQWLATHDTDDATSVRIQRLRALQGLGARPVVLCADVTDLEETSRVVDELRARFGALAGVVHAAGVPAQGLLAGTSRAAADAVLAAKTRGTLVLDAVCARDPLDFFVLFSSRTAILGGPGQADYSAANAFLDAFAASKATDGSAPVTAVAWDTWRDTGMSTALPALPGDGEDFGHPLLQRRLQKTEAAEVFRTTLRTSDSWIVDEHRMLGHGLVPGTTYLEMVRAAVAPEAAGNEIEFRDVLFTLPVIVPDGQTRDLYTTLERKDGNLSFRIQSRAPGPAAGWQEHATGSVLLREPVERSRREVTELLEACGAGEVIEGEEQLRRRLRLDFAAGDGIIRFAVQGRWRCLTRIHVGPRGMIATLELPEQYAADLDTYLLHPALLDVVGGASRVHAAEGYYLPFWYGSLRVIHGLTRRMSCHIRIKQDGDSSGETLVCDADVYDDQGKLLVQLGEFMMKRIHEPEAMRDQMESAAAEPAEAPTAETGGLAALHALATGMSVAQGTELFGRILAARPLMAQLVVSTQDLATAQRLAAAIDPARLAAELEHTPAPTAVHPRPELDTPYEAPVTEAEQAIAGIWQDTLGVERIGLHDDFFALGGHSLAAVQLGTRLRGHFGVDLALRDFFDLPTVANTARLLAGAGEPAQAPAPIARLAPDEPGEAPDVDGLSDDQVDAMLRDLLAAEAAEGGTGA, from the coding sequence ATGAGCGATGCGACCAACGACCCGTCACAGGTGGCCATCATCGGCATGGCAGGACGCTTCCCGCAGGCGGCCGACGTCGAGGCACTCTGGGCCAACCTTGCCGCCGGTGAGGAGAGCATCTCCTCCTTCACACAGGAGGAACTTCACGAAGCCGGCGTCAGCGCCACACTTCTCACCCAGCCGGGCTATGTCCGTGCCAAGGGCGTCCTGGAGGGCGCAGACACCTTCGACGCTGCCTTCTTCGGTCTGAGTCCTCGCGAGGCCGAGCTCATGGATCCCCAGCACCGTGTCTTCCTGGAATGCGCCTGGGAGGCCCTCGAGTCGGCGGGACACGACCCGCGTGCCTTCCCGGGGCGGATCGGGGTCTTCGCCGGCGCGAGCCTCAACACCTACCTGCTCTTCAACCTGCTGTCGAACCGGAACCTGGTCGAGGCCCTCGGGCCGTACCAGACCCAGCTCGCCAACGACAAGGACTTCCTCGCCACCCGCGCCTCCTACAAGCTCGGCCTGCGTGGCCCGAGCATCACCGTGCAGACCGCCTGCTCCACCTCGCTGGTAGCGGTTCACCTCGCCTGTCAGAGCCTGCTGTCCGGGGAGAGCGACATCGTCCTCGCCGGCGGGATCTCCATCAACGTTCCCCTTCGCAACGGCTACCTGTACCAGCAGGGCGGCATCCTCTCCCCGGACGGCCACTGCCGCCCGTTCGACGCCGCCGCCAAAGGCACCGTCATCGGCAACGGCGTGGCTCTGGTGGTGCTGCGCCGACTCGCCGACGCACGCGAGCAAGGCGACATCATCGACGCGGTGATCCGGGGCTCGGCCGTCAACAACGACGGCGCCCTCAAGGTCGGCTACACCGCCCCCAGCGTCGAGGGCCAGGCCGAGGTCATCGCCGAGGCACTGGGGATGGCGGGAGTCTCGCCGGAGTCGGTGGGCTATGTGGAGACACACGGCACCGGCACAGCACTCGGCGACCCCATCGAGATCGCCGCCCTCACCCGCGCCTACCGCGAGGGCACCGAGTCGCGGGGCTTCTGCGCCATCGGCTCGGTGAAGAGCAACCTGGGCCACCTCGACGCCGCCGCCGGTGCCACCTCCCTCATCAAGGCCACCCTCGCGCTCAAATACGAGGCCATCCCGCCGAGTCTGCACTTCGAGTCGCCCAACCCGGAACTCGCGCTGGAATCCAGTCCCTTCTTCGTGAACACCACCCATCGTCCCTGGGCCCGCGACAGCCGGCCGCGCCGCGCCGGGGTGAGCTCGTTCGGCATCGGCGGGACCAATGCCCACGTGGTGCTGGAGGAAGGGCCTGTGCCCGACAGCGGCGAGCCGAGCCGCCCGTGGCAGCTCCTGCCCCTGTCCGCACGGACCGCACCGGCCCTGGCACAGGCGGCGGAACGGCTGGCGGAGCACCTCGAGCAGCACCCGGAGCAGGAGCTCGCAGATGTCGCCTACACCCTCGGCTCACGGCGGCGGACGTTCGAGCAGCGCCGGGCGGTGGCCTGCGTGGACCGCGCCGACGCCGTTATCCGGCTCCGGCAGGCTGCGCGCGACGGCGTGGCAGTCACCGCGGAGCGAGCCGCGAAGGTCGCCTTCCTGTTCCCCGGCCAGGGCACGCAGTACGGCGGCATGACGCGCGGGCTCTACGCCGACGAGCCGGTCTTCCGCGTCGAGCTGGACCGCTGCCTGGACCTGTTCGCCCCGCACCTCGGCGAGGACCTGCGCGCGGCCCTGTTCTCCGGGCAAGGGGCGGACCTCGATCAGACCGCGCTCGCCCAGCCCGCCCTCTTCGCTGTGGAGTACGCCCTGGCCCGCACCTTGATGGCCTGGGGCGTTGTGCCGCACGCCATGGCCGGTCACAGCATCGGTGAGTACGTGGCCGCCTGCCTCGCGGGGGTGTTCAGCCTGGAAGACGCCACCGCCCTGGTGGCGGCGCGCGGCCGGCTGATGCAGGCGACACCCGGAGGGGCGATGCTGGCCGTTTTCCGGCCCGAGGCCGAGACGAAAGCACTCCTCGATGAGCGGCTCTGCCTGGCCGCCGTCAACTCGACGTCGCTCTGCGTCGTCTCCGGCCCGGCCGGGGCCGTGGACGAACTGGAGCAACGCCTCGCCGCGGACGGTATCGGCCACCGGCGTCTGCACACCTCGCACGCATTCCACTCGGCCCTCGTGGAGGGCGCGGTAGAGCCCTTCACGGCGGAGGTACGCAAGATCCGGCTGCACGCACCGCAGACCCCGTTCACCTCCAACGTGAGCGGGACCTGGATCTCGGACGAGCAGGCCACCGACCCCGAGTACTGGGCCGCGCACCTGCGGTCCGCTGTCCGCTTCGCCGACGACCTGTCGACGCTACTCGCCGACCCCGACCTTCTTCTGCTCGAGGTCGGCCCCGGCCAGACACTGTCCACCTTCGCGCGCCAGCATCACTCCTGGACGCCGGAGCATGTCGCCGCCGGCACCCTCCACCAGCCCCGCGAGCAGCTCGCCGACCGGCAGGTGCTCCTCAACGGGCTCGGCGCGATGTGGGCCGCCGGCGCGGACGTCAACTGGGAGGCACACCACGCGGTCGGGCACCGGGCCAGGGTGCGCCTGCCGTCCTACCGCTTCCAGCGTCAGCGTTACTGGGTGGAGCCCGGACCGGCCGGCGCCTCCGCTGCCGATCCCGTTGACTGGACCTACTGCCCGAGCTGGCGCCGCCTGACGCCGTCTGCGGTCCAGCCCTCAACACCGGCGGGACCCTGGCTGGTGCTCGGGGCCGACCAGCCGTTCGGCCATGCGCTGTCGCAGTGCCTGCAAGCAGCCGGCAGCGCTGTCGTACGGGTATCCGCGGGTGCGGGATTCGCCCGGGAAGGCGAGCGCGTCTTCACCGTCGATCCGGCGAACCGGGAGGACTACCAGAGCCTGTTCGCGGCACTCGACGCAGACGAGGTCCAGCCGGAACGGGTCCTGCATCTGTGGAGCCTCGCCAATGAGCCCGGTCCTGCGCTCGACCCCGCCCGGCTGGAGCAGGCGCAGACCGGTGGCTTCTACAGCCTCCTGGCACTTGCCCAGGCGCTCTCGGAGCGTCCGGGACACCCGCCGACCGCGCTCGACGTGCTCACCCGTGGCGTCTTCAGCGTGACGGGGGAGGAGCAACTGCAGCCGGAGAACGCCACCGTGCTCGGGCCGTGCACGGTGATTCCGCAGGAGATCCCTGGTGTCGCCTGCCGCGTCCTCGACCTGACCAGCGCGACACCTGACACGCCGCTCGGTCCGTTCCTGGAAGGGCTGCGGTCCTCGGTGGCCGATCCGGTCCTGGCCTGGCGTGGTCACCACTGGTGGGCACGAACCTATGACACCGTTCATCTGGACCCGGCCGAGCCCGGCGGCGGGCGACTCCGCGACGAAGGCGTCTACCTCATCACCGGTGGGATGGGTGGGATCGGCCTCGCGATCGCCGAGCACCTGGCGCGCTCCGTGCGTACACCGGTGATCGGGCTGCTCGGGCGTAGTGCCTTCCCGGCGGAGGAGGCCTGGGAGCAGTGGCTCGCCACCCACGACACCGACGATGCGACCAGCGTCCGGATCCAGCGGCTTCGAGCGCTCCAGGGCCTGGGCGCTCGCCCGGTCGTGCTCTGCGCCGATGTCACCGACCTCGAGGAGACCAGCCGCGTGGTCGACGAGTTGCGGGCGCGCTTCGGCGCGCTCGCCGGCGTCGTGCATGCCGCCGGGGTCCCCGCACAGGGACTCCTGGCCGGCACCTCGCGAGCCGCCGCCGACGCTGTCCTCGCCGCCAAGACGCGCGGCACGCTGGTGCTCGACGCGGTGTGCGCCCGGGACCCGCTCGACTTCTTCGTCCTGTTCTCGTCACGGACCGCGATCCTGGGCGGTCCCGGCCAGGCCGACTACAGTGCCGCCAACGCCTTCCTGGACGCCTTCGCCGCCTCGAAGGCCACGGACGGCTCCGCACCGGTGACGGCCGTGGCCTGGGACACCTGGCGGGATACCGGCATGTCGACGGCTCTGCCCGCGCTGCCGGGCGACGGCGAGGACTTCGGCCACCCCCTGTTGCAACGCCGGCTGCAGAAGACCGAGGCCGCCGAGGTCTTCCGCACCACCCTGCGCACCTCAGACAGCTGGATCGTCGACGAGCACCGGATGCTGGGACACGGCCTGGTCCCCGGCACCACCTACCTGGAGATGGTCCGGGCCGCGGTGGCGCCGGAGGCCGCGGGCAACGAGATCGAGTTCCGCGACGTGCTCTTCACCCTGCCGGTGATCGTGCCCGACGGGCAGACCCGCGACCTGTATACGACCCTGGAACGCAAGGACGGCAACCTGAGCTTCCGGATCCAGAGCCGGGCACCGGGGCCGGCCGCGGGCTGGCAGGAGCATGCCACTGGTTCCGTGCTGCTCCGCGAGCCTGTGGAGCGTTCGCGTCGTGAGGTTACCGAGCTTCTCGAGGCGTGCGGAGCCGGGGAAGTGATCGAGGGGGAGGAGCAGCTGCGGCGCCGGCTGCGCCTCGACTTCGCCGCCGGGGACGGGATCATCCGTTTCGCGGTCCAGGGCCGCTGGCGCTGCCTCACCCGGATCCACGTCGGCCCGCGAGGCATGATCGCCACCCTCGAGCTGCCGGAACAGTACGCCGCGGACCTCGACACATACCTGCTGCACCCGGCGCTGCTGGACGTGGTGGGCGGAGCGTCCCGCGTGCACGCCGCCGAGGGCTACTACCTGCCCTTCTGGTACGGGAGCCTGCGTGTCATCCACGGCCTCACCCGCCGCATGTCCTGCCACATCCGCATCAAGCAGGACGGCGACTCCTCCGGCGAGACCCTTGTCTGCGACGCCGACGTCTACGACGACCAGGGCAAGCTGCTGGTGCAGCTCGGTGAATTCATGATGAAGCGCATCCACGAACCCGAGGCGATGCGCGATCAGATGGAGAGCGCTGCGGCGGAACCGGCTGAGGCACCGACCGCGGAGACCGGCGGGCTGGCCGCGCTCCACGCGCTGGCCACGGGCATGAGCGTGGCACAGGGAACCGAACTGTTCGGGCGAATCCTTGCGGCACGTCCATTGATGGCGCAGCTCGTCGTCTCCACCCAGGACCTCGCCACGGCCCAACGCCTGGCCGCCGCGATCGATCCGGCCCGGCTGGCCGCCGAGCTTGAGCACACACCAGCCCCCACCGCAGTACACCCGCGCCCGGAGCTGGACACCCCCTACGAGGCGCCGGTAACCGAGGCCGAGCAGGCCATCGCCGGTATCTGGCAGGACACGCTCGGCGTCGAACGGATCGGTCTGCACGACGACTTCTTCGCCCTCGGCGGCCACTCACTCGCCGCGGTCCAGCTCGGCACCAGGCTGCGCGGGCACTTCGGCGTGGACCTGGCCCTGCGCGACTTCTTCGACCTGCCCACCGTGGCCAACACCGCCCGGCTGCTGGCCGGCGCGGGAGAGCCGGCGCAGGCGCCCGCCCCCATCGCGCGGCTGGCCCCGGACGAGCCGGGCGAGGCCCCGGATGTGGACGGGCTCTCGGACGATCAGGTAGACGCCATGCTGCGGGACCTTCTCGCCGCTGAGGCGGCGGAAGGGGGAACGGGCGCATGA
- a CDS encoding non-ribosomal peptide synthetase: MLAGAAAQPGQSIGSLPLLDETEHRDVLALGDGGRREWPGAGFIHQLFEARARATPDAEALRFEGEQLTYAELDRRANQLAHRLRRLGVGRDVVVGVCMQRSIEMVVSLLATLKAGGAYLPLEPGYPRSRLEFMCEDARVPVLLTQHSMLGQLAGVRAVVLCVEELAGELGREPGEPPAVEVGGEDLAYVIYTSGSTGRPKGVMNVHAGIRNRLLWMQDTYGLDPSDRVLQKTPFSFDVSVWEFFWPLMTGACLVMARPEGHKDGRYLLDTIQREAITTVHFVPSMLRVLLLEDDVEDCRGLRRVICSGEALSRELQEDFFARSAAELHNLYGPTEAAVDVTAWACRRDGDPRPVPIGHAIANTQMYVLDRLLRPVPAGVTGELCIGGRNLARGYLNRPDLTAERFVAHPFDPVPGARVYRTGDLARYRDDGAIEYLGRLDHQVKLRGFRIELGEIEQVLGGHPGVREAIVIARRHAGDTRLVAYLSGDDPPTPGELVTYLKALLPDYMVPAVFVTLPGFPLTPNGKVDRAALPEPEVSRTELATPYEAPQDRVERTIAEVWTRLLGIDQVGVNDNFFELGGHSLLVAELRHALRTQLQRPLTLVELFQFPTVRSLAEHLAGASGAAVDPIVNARERVNSRREALTERRQAAARRARYRTESQESAP; this comes from the coding sequence GTGCTCGCCGGTGCGGCCGCCCAGCCCGGCCAGTCCATCGGCAGCCTCCCGCTGCTCGACGAGACCGAGCACCGCGACGTCCTGGCGCTCGGCGACGGCGGCCGTCGTGAATGGCCCGGAGCCGGCTTCATCCACCAGCTGTTCGAGGCGCGGGCCCGTGCGACGCCGGATGCTGAGGCGCTGCGCTTCGAGGGCGAGCAGCTCACCTACGCAGAGCTGGACCGCCGTGCCAACCAGCTCGCCCACCGTCTCCGCCGGCTCGGTGTGGGCCGCGACGTCGTGGTGGGCGTATGCATGCAGCGCTCGATCGAGATGGTGGTGTCGCTGCTCGCCACGCTCAAGGCCGGGGGCGCGTACCTGCCCCTCGAGCCCGGCTATCCGCGCTCGCGTCTGGAGTTCATGTGCGAGGACGCCCGGGTGCCGGTGCTGTTGACGCAGCACAGCATGCTGGGGCAGCTGGCCGGCGTCCGGGCGGTCGTGCTCTGCGTGGAGGAGCTGGCCGGCGAACTCGGGCGCGAGCCGGGGGAGCCGCCCGCGGTCGAGGTCGGCGGCGAGGACCTCGCCTACGTCATCTACACCTCTGGCTCGACCGGGCGCCCGAAGGGCGTCATGAACGTCCATGCGGGCATCCGGAACCGGCTGTTGTGGATGCAGGACACCTACGGGCTCGATCCGTCCGACCGCGTGCTGCAGAAGACACCCTTCTCCTTCGACGTGTCGGTGTGGGAGTTCTTCTGGCCGCTCATGACCGGAGCCTGCCTGGTGATGGCGCGCCCCGAGGGCCACAAGGACGGCCGCTACCTGCTGGACACCATCCAGCGCGAGGCGATCACCACGGTGCACTTCGTGCCTTCGATGTTGCGCGTGCTCCTGCTGGAGGACGACGTCGAGGACTGCCGCGGCCTGCGCCGGGTGATCTGCAGCGGCGAGGCACTCTCCCGCGAACTGCAGGAGGACTTCTTCGCCCGCTCGGCGGCGGAGCTGCATAACCTGTACGGCCCGACCGAGGCGGCCGTCGACGTCACCGCCTGGGCCTGCCGCCGCGACGGCGACCCCCGGCCGGTACCCATCGGCCATGCCATCGCCAACACGCAGATGTACGTGCTCGACCGGCTGTTGCGGCCGGTCCCGGCCGGCGTGACCGGTGAGCTCTGCATCGGTGGCCGCAACCTGGCCCGCGGGTACCTCAACCGCCCGGACCTCACCGCGGAGCGGTTCGTTGCCCACCCGTTCGACCCGGTACCCGGCGCCCGCGTCTACCGGACCGGCGACCTGGCACGATACCGCGACGACGGGGCCATCGAGTACCTGGGCCGCCTCGACCATCAGGTGAAGCTCCGGGGTTTCCGCATCGAGCTCGGCGAGATCGAACAGGTCCTGGGCGGCCACCCCGGAGTTCGCGAAGCCATCGTCATCGCTCGCCGACACGCCGGCGACACCCGCCTCGTGGCTTACCTGTCCGGTGACGACCCGCCCACGCCAGGTGAGCTCGTCACGTACCTCAAAGCGCTGCTGCCCGACTACATGGTGCCCGCCGTCTTCGTCACCTTGCCCGGCTTCCCGCTCACGCCCAACGGAAAGGTGGACCGCGCCGCCCTGCCCGAGCCGGAGGTGTCCCGAACAGAGCTGGCCACGCCGTACGAGGCACCCCAGGACCGGGTCGAGCGGACCATCGCCGAGGTCTGGACCCGGCTGCTGGGCATCGACCAGGTGGGGGTGAACGACAACTTCTTCGAGCTGGGCGGCCACTCCCTGCTGGTGGCCGAGCTGCGTCACGCGCTGCGAACGCAACTCCAGCGACCTCTCACGCTCGTCGAGCTGTTCCAGTTCCCGACCGTGCGCTCGCTCGCCGAGCACCTCGCCGGCGCCTCCGGCGCCGCGGTGGACCCGATAGTCAACGCCCGCGAACGGGTGAACAGCCGGCGTGAGGCGCTGACGGAACGCCGTCAGGCGGCCGCCCGCCGCGCCCGCTACCGCACCGAATCCCAGGAGAGTGCGCCATGA
- a CDS encoding type I polyketide synthase, protein MSQPDTTGTLSSTLKRALAAIDRLQRELEEARRGRFEPIAVVGVGCRFPGGVVDADSYWKLLEGGVDAIREVPPDRWDVDAFYEAGAGRPGKMTTRWGGFLDDMDQFDAAFFGISPREAEAMDPNQRLVLEVAWEALEHAGYARMAGSRTGVFVGVIGSDYGIQRFTDPDDVTPYAVTGNAHSIVSGRLAYLLDLRGPAVSVDTACSSSLVSVHLACQSLRSGECDLALAGGVNVILSPLATVGFSQFGMMSPDGRCRTFDAAANGFVRGEGCGMVVLKRLSDALAGGDDVLAVIRGGAVNQDGRSTGLTAPNVLSQRELLHSALGASGVEAGLVSYVEAHGTATTLGDPIEMEALAEAYPAAPGSEWHLGSVKTNFGHLEAAAGVAGLIKVILALRHRAIPPHLHFERLNPNADLERPPFTVPTRLTQWAPRDGRRVAGVSSFGLSGTNVHLIVEEGPARPSVGEDTRRPLSVLALSARSDAGLRTLIAGHRERLGHGATAPAADHCYSANTGRVHFAHRLAVVGGSPQELDLALARALKSSALPVENRRPEVAFLFTGDDGEGALNPGTARDLYEAAPAFREALEHCDDLLRPELEVPLLSILFPADPDAKHLRRPALAQPALFAVEYALVELWRSWGVEPAAVLGDGPGEIVAACTAGVLSLEGALRLTTARAAAAESAWDTAGLESLRRAATEITQVPPRIPFVSSMSGTLLPWDAVPDAEHWIRQARRPARFADGISALRDLGLVNFLEIGPDETRRGLVEEADSGGDLRYASSLRAGQDDWRSILHALAGLYDHGVEVDWAGFDSSYVRTRVQVPHSPYVRSRHWYDLPSAASAAVVSRDRTGPQEALEPLLTRETLLAVPEGRFDVLAGQLARGVGAALTLGSGPRRRTGAAAVEVGLDQPFLELGLDSLMAMGLRNQIRTQLGVTLPIATLLQGASVRRVTEQILERLAAGEETGPAAPPQADDETAALLADLERLPEDEARALLSEGR, encoded by the coding sequence ATGAGCCAGCCAGACACGACCGGGACGCTCTCCTCGACGCTCAAACGCGCACTCGCGGCCATCGATCGTCTTCAGCGTGAGCTGGAGGAGGCCCGCCGGGGTCGCTTCGAACCCATCGCCGTGGTCGGCGTCGGCTGCCGCTTCCCGGGCGGGGTGGTGGACGCCGACTCGTACTGGAAACTGCTCGAAGGCGGTGTCGACGCCATCCGGGAGGTTCCGCCCGACCGCTGGGACGTCGACGCGTTCTACGAGGCCGGAGCCGGCCGGCCGGGGAAGATGACCACGCGGTGGGGCGGGTTCCTCGACGACATGGACCAGTTCGACGCGGCGTTCTTCGGCATCTCACCCCGCGAGGCCGAGGCGATGGACCCCAATCAGCGCCTGGTACTGGAGGTCGCCTGGGAGGCACTCGAGCACGCCGGCTACGCCCGGATGGCCGGAAGCCGGACCGGCGTGTTCGTCGGTGTGATCGGCAGCGACTACGGCATCCAGCGGTTCACCGATCCCGACGACGTCACGCCCTACGCGGTGACCGGGAACGCACACAGCATCGTGTCGGGCCGCCTGGCCTACCTGCTCGACCTGCGCGGCCCGGCGGTGTCGGTCGACACCGCCTGCTCCTCCTCGCTGGTCTCGGTCCATCTCGCCTGCCAGAGTCTGCGGTCCGGTGAGTGCGATCTGGCCCTGGCCGGCGGCGTCAACGTCATCCTCTCGCCGCTCGCCACCGTCGGCTTCTCGCAGTTCGGAATGATGTCGCCGGACGGGCGGTGCCGGACCTTCGACGCCGCCGCGAACGGGTTCGTCCGCGGCGAGGGATGCGGGATGGTGGTCCTCAAGCGCCTCTCCGATGCCCTCGCCGGCGGCGACGACGTCCTGGCCGTCATCCGCGGTGGGGCCGTCAACCAGGACGGCCGCAGCACCGGTCTCACCGCGCCCAATGTGCTGTCCCAGCGCGAACTGCTGCACAGCGCGCTAGGGGCGAGCGGCGTCGAGGCCGGCCTGGTCTCCTACGTCGAGGCGCACGGCACCGCGACCACCCTCGGCGATCCGATCGAGATGGAGGCGCTGGCCGAGGCCTACCCGGCGGCACCGGGCTCGGAATGGCACCTGGGCTCGGTGAAGACCAACTTCGGCCACCTCGAGGCGGCCGCCGGAGTCGCGGGGCTCATCAAGGTGATCCTGGCGCTACGCCACCGTGCGATCCCCCCGCACCTGCACTTCGAGCGGCTCAACCCGAATGCCGACCTCGAGCGTCCGCCGTTCACCGTCCCGACCCGGCTGACCCAGTGGGCTCCGCGCGACGGCCGCCGCGTCGCCGGCGTGAGCAGTTTCGGCCTCAGCGGGACCAACGTCCACCTCATCGTCGAGGAGGGCCCGGCCCGGCCATCCGTGGGCGAGGACACCCGCCGCCCGCTGTCCGTCCTCGCCCTGTCCGCCCGCAGCGACGCCGGCCTGCGCACCCTCATCGCCGGCCACCGCGAGCGGCTCGGGCACGGAGCGACAGCACCGGCGGCGGACCACTGCTATTCCGCCAACACCGGCAGGGTCCACTTCGCACACCGGCTCGCGGTGGTCGGCGGCTCGCCGCAGGAGCTGGACCTGGCCCTTGCCCGCGCGCTGAAGAGCTCAGCCCTACCCGTGGAGAACCGCAGACCGGAGGTGGCGTTCCTCTTCACCGGTGACGACGGCGAAGGCGCCCTGAACCCGGGTACAGCGCGCGACCTGTACGAGGCAGCACCGGCCTTCCGAGAGGCACTGGAACATTGCGACGACCTGCTCCGGCCGGAGCTGGAGGTTCCCCTGCTCTCGATTCTCTTCCCCGCGGACCCGGACGCGAAGCACCTCCGCCGTCCCGCGCTGGCACAGCCCGCACTCTTCGCGGTCGAGTACGCGCTCGTCGAACTGTGGCGCTCATGGGGTGTGGAGCCCGCTGCCGTACTCGGCGATGGCCCGGGAGAGATCGTCGCCGCCTGCACCGCCGGGGTGTTGAGCCTCGAGGGCGCACTGCGACTCACCACGGCGCGTGCCGCGGCCGCTGAAAGCGCGTGGGACACGGCCGGCCTCGAGTCATTGCGCCGAGCCGCCACTGAGATCACCCAGGTGCCACCGCGGATTCCGTTCGTGTCGAGCATGAGCGGGACGCTGCTGCCGTGGGACGCGGTCCCCGACGCCGAGCACTGGATCCGGCAGGCACGCCGGCCCGCCCGCTTCGCCGACGGCATCTCGGCCCTGCGCGACCTCGGGCTTGTCAACTTCCTCGAGATCGGCCCGGATGAGACCCGGCGCGGCCTCGTCGAAGAGGCCGACTCCGGCGGTGACCTGCGGTACGCGTCCAGCCTCCGCGCGGGACAGGACGACTGGCGCAGCATCCTCCACGCCCTTGCCGGGTTGTACGACCACGGCGTGGAAGTCGACTGGGCCGGGTTCGACAGCAGCTACGTGCGTACGCGGGTACAGGTACCCCACTCGCCGTACGTGCGGTCCCGCCACTGGTACGACCTGCCGAGCGCCGCCAGCGCCGCGGTCGTGTCCCGCGACAGGACCGGACCGCAGGAAGCGCTGGAACCCCTTCTCACCCGCGAGACGCTGCTGGCAGTGCCCGAAGGGCGTTTCGATGTCCTCGCCGGCCAACTCGCGCGCGGTGTGGGGGCGGCACTCACCTTGGGCAGCGGCCCCCGCCGGCGTACCGGAGCCGCCGCCGTCGAGGTGGGACTCGACCAGCCGTTCCTCGAGCTGGGCCTGGACTCGCTCATGGCAATGGGTCTCAGAAACCAGATCCGGACCCAGCTCGGGGTCACCCTGCCCATCGCCACGCTCCTTCAGGGCGCGTCGGTCAGGCGGGTGACGGAGCAGATCCTGGAGCGCCTCGCCGCCGGCGAGGAAACCGGCCCTGCCGCCCCGCCGCAGGCCGACGACGAGACGGCCGCGCTCCTCGCCGACCTGGAACGGCTGCCCGAGGACGAGGCCCGGGCGCTGCTCAGTGAGGGACGCTGA